DNA sequence from the Staphylococcus epidermidis genome:
TCAGAGGTTAATATGCATTCTCATCTATTTCATATCATGTAATGTTGAATTTTTAATTTAATGCTATACTAAACTAAAATTATATAATTTGCGAAATAAATATAAAGGAGTAACATAAATGAAGCAGTGGATGAATAGATTAATCACCTTAATAGGCGTATTGTTAATCATTTTAGCTATTTATTTATTCTCAAAGCCATATATCGATAATTATCTACATGAAAAAGATAACGATTATAAAATTGAAAATTATGATAAAAAGGAAAAAGAACAGACAAAGACATCTAAATCGACGCCAAAGATACCTTCCGATAAATCTAAAATGGCTGGTTATATAGAAGTTCCAGATGCACAAATAAAAGAACCAGTATACCCTGGTCCAGCAACACCAGAACAACTCAATAGAGGTGTTAGTTTTGCAGAAGGTGACGAATCTCTTAATCAACAGAATATTTCAATTGCTGGTCATACGTTTACAGATCGTTCGCACTATCAATTTACAAATTTAAAATCAGCCAAAATCGGTAGTAAAGTGTATTTTAAAACTGGAAATCAAACTAGAAAGTATAAAATAACTAAAATACGTGATGTTAAGCCTACAGAGGTTAAGGTATTAGACGAACATCCTAATAAGAAAAATCAATTAACATTAATTACTTGCGATGACTATAACGAAGAAACGGGTGTTTGGGAAACAAGGAAAATATTCATAGCTACACAAATTAACTAATATTCTTATAAGTGAAAGATACGTAATAAACTGTATTAATTATGTTCTTCTTCGAGAAGATGCTTTGTTAAAATAAATTTTAATAACTTATTGATTAGAGGGTCGAGGACAAAGTGAATGTCCTTGGCTCTTTTTAATATTTTTGATTCAAGTTATATAAATGAAAATAAGAGATTTATCTTATATATTAAGCGATAGTGTGAATGACAAAGGTAATTATTTTTTATGTTGAAAACAATTTCAATATATGAATATGTTTTCACTATATTTGATATTGCTTCAATACCAAATCCAACAGCTATATAATGATTATGAATTTTAATCTATAGATAGGGGGATTAACGATGATTAAAGCCATTGCGGTAGATATGGATGGAACATTTCTTGACACAAATAAACAGTTTGATCGAAATCGTTTTGAAACTATTTTTAAAGAATTAATAGATAAAAATATTAAGTTTATAGCTGCGAGTGGGAATCAATTTGCAAAGCTAAAATCAATTTTTGGAGATAGGGAAATGTTCTTTATATCTGAAAATGGAGCAGTCATCTATAAAGGTAATCAACTTTACAATTATCGAAGTTTTGATCAGTATATTTTTCAAAAAGTTGTAAATTATTTAAATTTGAATCAAAAGATAAACAATTTGATTATTTGTGGTGTAAAAAGTGCATATATTTTAAAAGAAACAAGCGAAGCATTTAAGCAAGATGCACGTACATATTATCACCAACTAATAGAGGTTGACTCCTTACAAACATTACCTGATGATGATTATGTGAAAATTGCTTTCAATATAAATCGTCAGACTCATCCAGACTTAGATGAGAAATTAGCTCTTAAGTTTAAAGACGATATTAAACTAGTATCAAGTGGGAGAGATAGTATAGATGTTATTATGCCAAATATGACTAAGGGTCAAGCTTTGTCTAGATTATTAAAAGAATGGCAAATGCCTGCTTCACATTTAATGGCATTTGGAGATGCAAATAACGATAAAGATATGTTGGAGCTTGCCGAACATAGTTATGTTATGGCTAATAGTGAAGATCAATCATTATTTGATATAGCGAGTCATGTGGCACCTTCCAATGATGAACAAGGCGTACTATCAACAATCGAAAATGTTGTTCTCGGTTATTCCAATAAATAATAAAATGGTTAAATGTCTGAAACGTTAACATGTACAGACACTTAACCATTTTTTTAGAAAAGTAAAGTCTTTTTTATTTTATTCGCAACAATACCAAGTGATATTGTGATGTAATGATATAGGTTAAGTAAATTGAAATAATGATAAATAATATCTTGATTACAGTGATTACTGACTTTATTCGTATTAGTTTAATCGCGTATCACATGTGCCAGTATTAATTACTGATAATGCTGCATTCAAACCACCCTCTACTAAATTTTGTACTGCTTCATCGGAGAAAAAGGCAATATGAGGTGTAACTAAAATATTTTCATTTCTAATTAGGTCTAATAATATTGGGTCGTCAATCGTTTGATTTGAACAATCAAATGTGAAATAATTAGCTTCATTTTCATATGTGTCAATGGCAGCACCTGATAATGTACCATTATTTACTGCTTCAATTAAATCAGGCGTGTTTATCACAGCTCCTCTTGCGGCATTGACTAAAACGGCACCTTTTTTAACATTTTTAAACATATTGTTATCAAATAAATGGAAACTATCTTTATTAGCGGGTACATGTAATGAGATAATATCAGCATCTTTAATTGCATCCTCTACTGTTTCTTTATATTCTAAGAAAGATAAAGAATGATTAGGATATGCATCATAACCAACTACTCTCGCACCAAAACCAGCATAGATTTTACCAGTTGCAGCACCAATACGCCCTGTACCGATGATTGCTACAGTCATATTTTTTACTGGACGAGACATAATAGGGGACGCCCATGTGAAATTATGTGCTTGCACACGTTTTTCAATTGTTGGGAATTTTCGTACGAGTTGCAGAGCGATAGATACCGAATATTCAGCAATTGTTTCAGGTGAATAACTAGGTATATTCGAGATAATAATTTCATGTTTTTTTGCAAGTTCTAAGTCATACATATCAAATCCAGCCGTACGTTGTGCAATTTGTTTAATACCATAGGACTCTAATTTAGGGTAAACTTCAGGTTCTAATTTACCGAACTGCATTGTTGTAACACCGTCATAATCTTTTAATTGATCGACAGTATCTACACTTAAAAGTTCTGTTGATGTAGTGACATCGATATTATTTTTCTTTCCCCAACGTAATGCCATGTCCTTCTCATATGCTCTTGTGCCGAAAAACATAATTTTTGTCATTAAAAATTACCCCATTTCTAAAATTTGTAATTAATAAATAGTAAAAACATTCACAAGTCAGTACTTATGATTTTTTAATTATATGTGATTTAATTCACTAAACAAGTTACTTCATAGGTCTTTTAAATTTCTAAATTATACTAACTATATAAGTGAGTTGAAGAGATTAGAAATCAATTACTTTAGTTACTTTTTGAAGTCGTATATAATTTGTATCAACAGAAGTAAAGAGAGGAAGGTATGATTATGAATCAGATGAATCAAACGATTATTGATGCATTCCATTTTAGACATGCGACAAAAGAATTTGACCCTACGAAAAAAATTAGTGATGAAGATTTTAATACGATTTTAGAAACAGGTAGATTATCTCCAAGTTCACTAGGTTTAGAACCTTGGCACTTTGTAGTGGTTCAAAATAAAGAATTGAGAGAAAAATTGAAAGCCTATAGTTGGGGAGCACAAAAGCAACTTGATACAGCAAGTCACTTTGTATTAATTTTTGCTCGTAAGAATGTGACGGCTCATACAGATTACGTGCAACATTTACTTCGTGGCGTCAAAAAATATGAAGAAAGTACAATTCCAGCAGTTGAAAATAAATTTGATGATTTCCAAGAAAGTTTCCATATTGCCGATAATGAACGAACATTATATGATTGGGCGAGTAAACAAACATATATTGCATTAGCAAACATGATGACAAGTGCTGCATTACTAGGTATCAACTCATGTCCAATTGAAGGATTTGATTTAGATAAAGTGACTGAAATTCTTTCAGATGAGGGTGTTTTAGATACGGAACAATTTGGTATTTCAGTTATGGTAGGCTTTGGTTACAGAGCACAAGAACCTAAACACGGCAAAGTTAGACAAAACGAAGACGACATCATTAGTTGGATTGAATAAAGAAATTCTATGAAACCCAGGGTATAACATGGGTTTATGTTAAATATCATAGTTAACTCACGATAGTGAGAACTTTAATCTAGTACGATTATACGAATGTAAGATTAAGTGAGTTATCAATAATTAATATATAAGCAACCTGAGACTTTTACTTGAAGTCTCAGGTTGTTTTGTTGAATATAATAGAATTTTTATACGTTGAATAATAAAACTCAAAGCGGGTACAACATACAATAGTCGCTTTTAATGATGATGCAAACAGATAATTTTGCATTATTTACAAAAGAGGTTAAAATAGGTATTACATTAAGTAAACGCTTACATTTTATTAGGGATAAGCGATTACTTCAAATATCACTAAAAAAGGATGGGTTTTAATGACAAATATTAACGTAAGAAATTATATAGATGAAAGTTACGGCTTGTTTATTAACAATGAATTCCAAGCTAGTGATAGTGGGGAAACATTAACTGTTTCTAATCCAGCTAATGGTGAAGATTTAGCTAAAGTTGCACGCGCTGGTAAAAAAGATGTAGATAAAGCTGTTCAAGCAGCTCATGATGCATTTGATAGTTGGAGTAAGATTTCTAAAGAAGAACGTGCAGATTATTTATTAGAAATTAGTCGACGTATTCATGAGAAAACTGAACATTTAGCGACGGTTGAATCACTGCAAAATGGTAAACCCTATCGTGAAACATCAACAATTGATGTACCACAAGCAGCCAATCAATTTAAATATTTTGCTAGCGTTTTAACAACTGACGAAGGTTCAGTTAATGAAATTGATCAAAACACAATGAGTTTA
Encoded proteins:
- the srtA gene encoding class A sortase SrtA, coding for MKQWMNRLITLIGVLLIILAIYLFSKPYIDNYLHEKDNDYKIENYDKKEKEQTKTSKSTPKIPSDKSKMAGYIEVPDAQIKEPVYPGPATPEQLNRGVSFAEGDESLNQQNISIAGHTFTDRSHYQFTNLKSAKIGSKVYFKTGNQTRKYKITKIRDVKPTEVKVLDEHPNKKNQLTLITCDDYNEETGVWETRKIFIATQIN
- a CDS encoding Cof-type HAD-IIB family hydrolase — encoded protein: MIKAIAVDMDGTFLDTNKQFDRNRFETIFKELIDKNIKFIAASGNQFAKLKSIFGDREMFFISENGAVIYKGNQLYNYRSFDQYIFQKVVNYLNLNQKINNLIICGVKSAYILKETSEAFKQDARTYYHQLIEVDSLQTLPDDDYVKIAFNINRQTHPDLDEKLALKFKDDIKLVSSGRDSIDVIMPNMTKGQALSRLLKEWQMPASHLMAFGDANNDKDMLELAEHSYVMANSEDQSLFDIASHVAPSNDEQGVLSTIENVVLGYSNK
- a CDS encoding D-lactate dehydrogenase, with protein sequence MTKIMFFGTRAYEKDMALRWGKKNNIDVTTSTELLSVDTVDQLKDYDGVTTMQFGKLEPEVYPKLESYGIKQIAQRTAGFDMYDLELAKKHEIIISNIPSYSPETIAEYSVSIALQLVRKFPTIEKRVQAHNFTWASPIMSRPVKNMTVAIIGTGRIGAATGKIYAGFGARVVGYDAYPNHSLSFLEYKETVEDAIKDADIISLHVPANKDSFHLFDNNMFKNVKKGAVLVNAARGAVINTPDLIEAVNNGTLSGAAIDTYENEANYFTFDCSNQTIDDPILLDLIRNENILVTPHIAFFSDEAVQNLVEGGLNAALSVINTGTCDTRLN
- a CDS encoding NAD(P)H-dependent oxidoreductase codes for the protein MNQMNQTIIDAFHFRHATKEFDPTKKISDEDFNTILETGRLSPSSLGLEPWHFVVVQNKELREKLKAYSWGAQKQLDTASHFVLIFARKNVTAHTDYVQHLLRGVKKYEESTIPAVENKFDDFQESFHIADNERTLYDWASKQTYIALANMMTSAALLGINSCPIEGFDLDKVTEILSDEGVLDTEQFGISVMVGFGYRAQEPKHGKVRQNEDDIISWIE